CGGTAGGCGCGGCCGAGGCCGCCGGTGCCCAGCTTCACGCCGCCGAACCAGCGCACGACCACGATCGCGGCGTCGGTGATCCCGGCGTGGCGCAGCACGCCGAGGATCGGCTCGCCGGCGGTGCCCGCCGGTTCCCCGGCATCGCTGCGCAACTGCTCCGGGTGCTCGCCGTGACCCAGGCGGCAGGCCCAGCAGACGTGGCGGGCATCGTGGTGAGTGCGGGCGATCCCGGCCACGAGCGTCCTGGCGGCGGCCGCGTCCGCCACGGGTCGGGCCGTCGCCAGGAAGCGCGAGCGCTCGACCCGGATCTCGGCCTCGCCGTCGCCGGCGAGCGTGGTGTAGGCCGTGGCGGGCGTGTCGGGGGCCATGCGTCCTCCCCTGGCCAGTGAGCGAT
The sequence above is a segment of the bacterium genome. Coding sequences within it:
- a CDS encoding YigZ family protein, encoding MAPDTPATAYTTLAGDGEAEIRVERSRFLATARPVADAAAARTLVAGIARTHHDARHVCWACRLGHGEHPEQLRSDAGEPAGTAGEPILGVLRHAGITDAAIVVVRWFGGVKLGTGGLGRAYREAAEAALAAAPRLVVPLGVRLRLDFPYDLVGRIEYLLGHCGGRRDDAEFGAGVAWTVWVPAARGKEFTRELATLGQGRVRSEQVNG